One genomic window of Polaromonas sp. SP1 includes the following:
- a CDS encoding ParA family protein gives MPVVVIANPKGGVGKTTLATNVAGYFASQGHSVMLGDADRQQSSRLWLGLRPPAARPIATWDVNADLIVKPPKGTTHVVLDTPGGLHGWRFNDVLKLADKVIVPLQPSVFDIFATRTFLDQLAEHKHAGKMQVGIVGMRVDSRTIAADKLRGFVEGLGLPVLGYLRDTQNYIHLAARGLTVFDVAPSRVEKDMEQWQGICKWLDR, from the coding sequence ATGCCCGTGGTTGTGATCGCCAATCCGAAGGGGGGCGTCGGCAAGACGACGCTGGCCACCAATGTTGCCGGCTACTTCGCCAGCCAGGGCCATTCGGTCATGCTGGGAGACGCCGACCGGCAGCAGTCCTCACGGCTGTGGCTGGGCCTGCGCCCGCCGGCCGCCCGCCCCATCGCCACCTGGGATGTGAACGCCGACCTCATCGTCAAACCGCCCAAGGGCACGACCCACGTGGTGCTCGACACGCCCGGCGGCCTGCACGGCTGGCGCTTTAACGACGTGCTGAAGCTGGCCGACAAGGTCATCGTGCCGCTGCAGCCCAGCGTCTTTGATATCTTTGCCACCCGCACCTTTTTGGACCAGCTGGCCGAGCACAAGCATGCCGGCAAGATGCAGGTCGGCATTGTCGGGATGCGCGTGGATTCACGCACGATTGCCGCCGACAAGCTGCGCGGTTTCGTCGAAGGCCTGGGCCTGCCGGTGCTGGGCTACCTGCGCGACACGCAAAACTACATCCACCTGGCGGCCCGCGGCCTGACGGTGTTTGACGTGGCGCCCAGCCGGGTCGAAAAAGACATGGAGCAGTGGCAGGGCATCTGCAAGTGGCTGGACCGCTGA
- a CDS encoding MaoC family dehydratase, whose product MKTFATLADLAACTGQEVAVSDWITISQQQVNLFAEATGDHQWIHVDVEKANAGPFGGPIAHGFLTLSLLPRFFESSFEITGSRMGVNYGLNKVRFTAPVPVGSRLRGRMKLLAVEAIAGDGMQMSWEVTVEREGSAKPVCVAESLVRRYP is encoded by the coding sequence ATGAAAACCTTTGCCACCCTGGCCGACCTGGCCGCCTGCACCGGGCAGGAAGTCGCCGTCAGCGACTGGATCACCATCTCCCAGCAACAAGTCAACCTGTTTGCCGAGGCCACAGGCGACCACCAATGGATCCATGTGGATGTCGAAAAGGCAAACGCCGGGCCGTTTGGCGGGCCGATCGCGCATGGCTTTTTGACGCTGTCGCTGCTGCCGCGCTTCTTTGAATCGTCCTTTGAGATCACCGGCTCGCGCATGGGCGTGAACTACGGGCTGAACAAGGTGCGCTTCACGGCGCCGGTGCCGGTGGGCAGCCGCCTGCGCGGGCGCATGAAATTGCTGGCGGTGGAGGCGATCGCCGGTGACGGGATGCAGATGAGCTGGGAAGTGACGGTAGAGCGCGAGGGCTCGGCCAAACCGGTGTGCGTGGCCGAATCGCTGGTGCGGCGCTACCCCTGA
- a CDS encoding biotin synthase, translating to MTTPHQRPPTLDPLAVSRWERTAPLSSPWLHEEVARRMMDRLQWIKLQPASWIHWGALRGGLQAHARLTGLYPDSTCFVLEAQAQRRQAAIKKIVKPWWYPGRWTAPAVRFEAPAPGSADMLWANMALHESADPQALLAQWHQALKVNGFVMFSSLGPDTAKELREVYAQLGWPPASHELTDMHDWGDMLVQTGFAEPVMDMERITLTYTTPARLLQDLAELGRNFHPARFPALRGRAWKAKLEDALARHLIKGDDGRLSLTFEVIYGHALKAPPKIKVSALSAVSVDDMRSMLQGQRPPA from the coding sequence ATGACCACTCCCCACCAGCGCCCGCCCACGCTAGACCCGCTTGCCGTGAGCCGCTGGGAGCGCACCGCACCGCTGTCGTCGCCCTGGCTTCATGAAGAAGTGGCGCGCCGCATGATGGACCGGCTGCAGTGGATCAAACTGCAGCCCGCCTCATGGATTCATTGGGGCGCGCTGCGCGGGGGGCTGCAGGCGCATGCGCGGCTCACCGGCCTTTATCCCGATTCAACATGTTTTGTGCTTGAAGCCCAGGCGCAGCGTAGGCAGGCTGCTATCAAAAAGATAGTAAAGCCCTGGTGGTACCCCGGCCGGTGGACGGCGCCTGCCGTGCGCTTTGAGGCGCCTGCGCCCGGCAGCGCCGACATGCTGTGGGCCAACATGGCGCTGCATGAGTCGGCCGACCCGCAGGCCCTGCTGGCGCAGTGGCACCAGGCGCTCAAGGTCAACGGCTTTGTGATGTTTTCATCCCTGGGCCCCGACACGGCCAAAGAGCTGCGCGAGGTGTATGCGCAACTCGGCTGGCCGCCCGCGAGCCACGAGCTGACCGACATGCACGACTGGGGCGACATGCTGGTGCAAACCGGCTTTGCCGAGCCGGTGATGGACATGGAACGCATCACCCTGACCTACACCACGCCGGCGCGGCTCTTGCAGGACCTGGCGGAGCTGGGCCGCAATTTCCACCCGGCGCGCTTTCCCGCGTTGCGCGGCAGGGCCTGGAAGGCAAAACTCGAAGATGCGCTGGCCCGCCACCTCATCAAGGGCGATGACGGAAGGCTGTCGCTCACTTTCGAAGTCATCTACGGGCACGCGCTGAAGGCGCCGCCCAAAATCAAGGTCAGTGCGCTCAGCGCCGTGTCGGTGGACGACATGCGCAGCATGCTTCAAGGCCAGCGGCCGCCTGCCTGA
- the coxB gene encoding cytochrome c oxidase subunit II translates to MTRLGMQHAGAILVSAAAWVSTAAYAVNDLKGGPAVNQLNLHPAVTKIAEEQQWLHWFMMAICLVIFVAVFGVMFYSILKHRKSVGHKSANFHESTAVEIAWTVVPFLIVIAMALPATKVLVAQKDTTAADLTIKATGIQWKWGYDYIKGEGEGIGFVSTLDNTHREMSDNGGPKAGEAPDNYLLKVDNPMVVPVNKKIRIITTANDVIHAFAVPAFGIKQDAIPGFVRDTWFRAEQVGDFYGQCQELCGKEHAYMPIHVKVVSAADYTAWVALKVKEAAAKADDPSKVWTLVDLKARGEKVYAANCAACHQANGKGAGPIKPLDGSAIVLDADHKKQIMILLNGAAGGAMPSWKALSDTDLAAVASYTKNNWSNQTGQIVQPAEVQAARK, encoded by the coding sequence ATGACACGGCTTGGCATGCAGCACGCAGGCGCAATTCTGGTATCTGCGGCCGCCTGGGTCAGCACCGCCGCTTACGCCGTCAATGACCTGAAAGGCGGCCCCGCCGTCAATCAGCTGAATCTGCACCCCGCCGTCACCAAGATCGCCGAAGAGCAGCAATGGCTGCACTGGTTCATGATGGCGATTTGCCTCGTGATCTTCGTGGCCGTGTTCGGGGTGATGTTTTATTCCATCCTGAAGCACCGCAAGTCGGTGGGCCACAAATCCGCCAACTTCCACGAATCCACCGCCGTCGAAATCGCCTGGACCGTCGTTCCCTTCCTCATCGTGATCGCCATGGCCCTGCCGGCCACCAAGGTGCTGGTCGCCCAGAAGGACACCACCGCCGCCGACCTCACCATCAAAGCCACCGGCATCCAGTGGAAATGGGGCTACGACTACATCAAGGGTGAAGGCGAAGGCATCGGTTTTGTCTCCACGCTTGACAACACGCACCGCGAAATGTCCGACAACGGCGGCCCGAAAGCTGGCGAAGCCCCCGACAACTACCTGCTGAAGGTCGACAACCCGATGGTTGTTCCCGTCAACAAGAAAATCCGCATCATCACCACCGCCAACGACGTGATCCACGCCTTCGCCGTGCCGGCCTTCGGCATCAAGCAGGATGCGATCCCCGGTTTTGTGCGCGACACCTGGTTCCGTGCCGAACAGGTCGGCGATTTCTACGGCCAGTGCCAGGAGCTTTGCGGCAAGGAGCATGCCTACATGCCCATCCACGTGAAAGTGGTGTCCGCCGCCGACTACACCGCCTGGGTGGCCCTGAAGGTCAAGGAGGCTGCCGCCAAGGCGGATGATCCTTCCAAGGTCTGGACGCTGGTCGACCTGAAGGCCCGCGGCGAAAAAGTCTATGCCGCCAATTGCGCCGCCTGCCACCAGGCCAACGGCAAGGGCGCCGGCCCGATCAAGCCACTCGACGGTTCGGCCATCGTGCTGGATGCCGACCACAAGAAACAGATCATGATTTTGCTGAACGGCGCTGCCGGTGGTGCGATGCCCTCGTGGAAGGCACTGAGCGATACCGACCTCGCGGCCGTTGCCAGCTACACCAAGAACAACTGGTCCAACCAGACCGGACAGATCGTTCAGCCCGCCGAAGTTCAGGCTGCACGCAAGTAA
- a CDS encoding ComF family protein, whose translation MFTRLLAPAALPSRLPGLLARLRPEFSSECAVCRSWPAHPVCGPCVARFASPAPRCGRCALALPADLSMGLRTGPPLCGACAVQPPPLDCAVAGVDYAYPWSTLIAGYKFGGQHGWAGFFAGLLLQSPGAAQVFADLRPQDWVLPMPLATHRLQTRGFNQAWELCAELARQTRTQARTDAGLLLRVRHTRPQSQLKRKERLANVKGVFQVDPLRAAQLQGRRIVLVDDVMTSGASIYTAAQVLREAGAAHVTAVILARTAPA comes from the coding sequence GTGTTCACACGCCTGCTTGCGCCCGCCGCATTACCGTCCCGCCTGCCCGGCCTTCTTGCCCGCCTTCGCCCGGAATTTTCCAGCGAATGCGCCGTCTGCCGCAGCTGGCCCGCGCATCCGGTGTGCGGGCCTTGCGTGGCCCGTTTCGCCTCGCCTGCGCCACGCTGCGGCCGTTGTGCCCTCGCCCTGCCCGCCGATCTGTCGATGGGCCTGCGGACGGGCCCGCCGCTGTGCGGCGCCTGCGCCGTCCAGCCGCCGCCGCTGGACTGCGCCGTCGCCGGCGTCGACTACGCCTACCCGTGGTCTACCTTGATTGCGGGCTATAAATTCGGCGGCCAACACGGCTGGGCCGGCTTTTTTGCCGGCCTGCTGCTCCAGTCGCCCGGCGCCGCCCAGGTGTTTGCCGACCTGCGCCCGCAGGACTGGGTGCTGCCCATGCCCCTGGCCACGCATCGCCTGCAGACGCGGGGCTTCAACCAGGCTTGGGAGCTCTGCGCCGAGCTGGCGCGGCAAACGCGCACGCAGGCCCGAACCGACGCGGGGCTGCTGCTGCGCGTGCGGCACACCCGCCCGCAAAGCCAGCTCAAGCGCAAGGAGCGGCTGGCCAATGTGAAAGGCGTCTTCCAGGTCGATCCGCTGCGCGCGGCGCAGCTGCAGGGCCGGCGCATCGTCCTGGTCGACGACGTGATGACCAGCGGCGCTTCTATCTATACAGCGGCTCAGGTTTTGCGGGAGGCGGGCGCTGCGCACGTCACGGCCGTCATCCTCGCCAGAACAGCCCCCGCCTAG
- a CDS encoding DUF2244 domain-containing protein, whose translation MLQPIPAFRFATMPAQGAHSHDAVLWLLKRHCSLTPAQLGWLYVSLCGVSLGIAAFFWVQGATMVMPFAWIELVAVGAAFVVYARHAGDGEKIVLEGGQLVVELETAGRTERAEFNREWVRIEPRAEDGSLIEVSGQGRSVRVGRHVRPELRPALARELRMALRGG comes from the coding sequence ATGCTGCAGCCAATACCAGCGTTTCGTTTTGCCACCATGCCCGCGCAGGGCGCTCACAGCCATGATGCTGTGCTGTGGCTTCTCAAGCGTCACTGCTCACTCACACCGGCACAGCTGGGGTGGTTGTATGTGTCGCTGTGCGGCGTCTCGCTGGGCATTGCGGCATTTTTCTGGGTACAGGGCGCCACCATGGTGATGCCCTTTGCCTGGATCGAGCTGGTGGCGGTGGGAGCGGCCTTTGTGGTGTACGCCCGGCATGCGGGAGACGGTGAAAAAATCGTCCTCGAAGGCGGGCAACTGGTGGTGGAACTGGAGACGGCAGGGCGCACGGAGCGTGCTGAATTCAATCGCGAATGGGTGAGGATTGAGCCCAGGGCAGAAGACGGTTCCTTGATTGAAGTGTCCGGCCAGGGCCGGTCGGTGCGGGTAGGGCGCCATGTGCGGCCGGAGCTCCGCCCGGCGCTGGCCCGCGAGCTCCGCATGGCGCTGCGCGGCGGCTGA
- the trmL gene encoding tRNA (uridine(34)/cytosine(34)/5-carboxymethylaminomethyluridine(34)-2'-O)-methyltransferase TrmL produces the protein MFNIVLVEPEIPPNTGNVIRLAANTGCRLHLVEPLGFSMDDKHMRRAGLDYHEYAKVLRHASWQAFLESEQPPPERLFAMTTHGSGSVYAMRFQPGDWLVFGAETRGLAPELRESFAPGQRLRVPMQAGQRSLNLSNTVAVTVFEAWRQNGFSGATPS, from the coding sequence ATGTTCAATATCGTCCTCGTCGAACCCGAAATCCCGCCCAACACCGGCAACGTCATCCGGCTGGCGGCCAACACCGGCTGCCGTCTGCACCTGGTGGAGCCGCTGGGCTTTTCGATGGACGACAAACACATGCGGCGCGCCGGCCTGGACTATCACGAATACGCAAAGGTGTTGCGGCACGCCAGCTGGCAAGCGTTTCTGGAAAGTGAGCAACCACCCCCGGAGCGGCTTTTTGCCATGACCACGCATGGCTCGGGCAGTGTCTACGCCATGCGCTTCCAGCCTGGCGACTGGCTGGTGTTTGGCGCCGAAACCCGCGGCCTGGCGCCGGAGCTGCGCGAATCCTTCGCGCCCGGCCAGCGCCTGAGGGTGCCCATGCAGGCCGGCCAACGCAGCCTCAACCTCTCCAACACCGTGGCCGTCACGGTGTTTGAAGCCTGGCGGCAAAACGGTTTCAGCGGCGCAACACCTTCCTGA
- a CDS encoding NAD(P)H-dependent oxidoreductase, translating to MDTLLTTTHKTTDDTANPDIYVIAAHPAWRESRVNRPLMEAAKALPRVLVQDLYSSYPDYAIDVPREQAAMERAGLVVLVHPIQWYSMPPLQKLWLDDVLTYGWAYGEGDGNEEAGKGRALEGKDLWLVATTGGPEESYHPQGYNRYFFDAFLPPYEQTAALCGMRFLPPLVLHGAHTVDRQTVVSHVETFRQRLQTYPDWPELEDLEQCAACVVPMRDRSVASPEDTAGANAARAS from the coding sequence ATGGACACCCTTCTCACAACCACTCATAAGACCACAGACGATACGGCAAACCCTGACATTTATGTCATTGCCGCCCATCCAGCGTGGCGCGAATCGCGGGTCAACCGGCCCCTGATGGAGGCGGCGAAGGCCTTGCCGCGCGTGCTGGTGCAAGACCTTTACTCCAGCTACCCCGACTACGCCATCGACGTGCCCCGGGAGCAGGCCGCCATGGAGCGCGCCGGGCTGGTGGTGCTGGTGCACCCCATCCAGTGGTACTCGATGCCGCCGCTGCAAAAGCTCTGGCTGGACGATGTGCTCACCTACGGCTGGGCTTACGGCGAGGGAGACGGCAACGAAGAAGCCGGCAAGGGCCGGGCCCTGGAGGGCAAGGACCTGTGGCTGGTGGCCACCACCGGCGGGCCCGAAGAGTCTTACCACCCGCAGGGCTACAACCGCTATTTTTTTGACGCCTTTTTGCCGCCTTACGAGCAGACGGCGGCCCTGTGCGGCATGCGCTTTTTGCCGCCGCTGGTGCTGCACGGCGCCCATACCGTGGACCGCCAGACTGTTGTGAGCCACGTCGAAACCTTCCGGCAGCGCCTGCAGACTTACCCCGACTGGCCCGAGCTGGAAGACCTGGAGCAATGCGCCGCCTGCGTGGTGCCGATGCGAGACAGGTCTGTGGCGTCGCCTGAAGACACCGCCGGCGCCAATGCCGCGAGGGCTTCGTGA